A section of the Scylla paramamosain isolate STU-SP2022 chromosome 33, ASM3559412v1, whole genome shotgun sequence genome encodes:
- the LOC135089616 gene encoding glycerophosphocholine cholinephosphodiesterase ENPP6-like: protein MVRARAWWAAWWAASLWVAAGSPVSSGRDRLLYIMMDGLRWDYVDQQDASVLPGFNRILSEGVRAKWTNPLFPSISYPTWTTLSTGLHAESHNIVGNYFHDATNGDDFSLFDADATGKPKWWTAEPIWTTAEKSGLRTAQYLWSRCDVPIDGITTEFCEHFVKIPGKEIFEANIQKALQKFDEGFDFVQVYTEHTDNTGHKFGPDSEDLRQAMRDLDDVLMQLMAGLEERGLLNRVNIVIVSDHGMTTTDPSVTETHEIDDYLDTDLVENLADRGAFMNIKVIAGNVDTVFDQVSQIPGVMAYKHADIPDRYHFKDSPYIYDIILVAKKGHYIMASRSDKQLPRRSGSYVSVGGHGYDPDDMNMKGIFFARGPAFDCGSVVEPIHVVDVYQVLTHVLHLTPLPHNGTWSHVEPIFRTYDSVCSGAARCLISVPSALLLALALVARQLMTN, encoded by the exons ATGGTGCGGGCGAGGGCGTGGTGGGCGGCGTGGTGGGCGGCGTCGCTCTGGGTGGCAGCTGGCAGTCCGGTTTCCAGTGGACGGGACAGACTGCTCTATATCATGATGGATGG ACTGAGGTGGGATTACGTGGACCAGCAGGATGCGAGCGTGTTGCCTGGATTCAACAGGATTCTGAGTGAAGGAGTGCGGGCCAAATGGACCAACCCACTTTTCCCGAGCATCTCCTACCCCACCTGGACCACCCTCTCCACGGGACTGCACGCTGAATCTCACAACATCGTCGGCAATTACTTCCACGACGCTACCAATGGGGACGACTTCTCCCTTTTCGATGCCGATGCTACTGGCAAGCCCAAG TGGTGGACAGCCGAGCCTATCTGGACCACGGCAGAGAAGAGCGGCCTGCGCACGGCCCAGTACCTATGGTCCCGCTGTGACGTCCCCATCGACGGCATCACCACTGAATTTTGTGAACATTTTGTCAAGATCCCCGGCAAAGAAATTTTTGAAGCCAACATTCAGAAAGCGCTGCAGAAATTCGACGAGGGATTCGATTTTGTGCAA GTGTACACGGAACACACGGACAACACGGGCCACAAGTTCGGGCCGGACTCGGAGGACCTGCGCCAGGCGATGCGGGACTTGGATGATGTACTGATGCAGCTCATGGCCGGCCTGGAAGAGAGGGGACTGCTGAAccgtg TGAACATCGTGATCGTGAGCGACCACGGAATGACCACCACGGATCCGTCAGTCACCGAGACACATGAAATAGACGACTACCTGGACACTGACCTTGTAGAGAACTTGGCTGATAGGGGCGCCTTTATGAACATCAAGGTGATTGCAGGCAACGTGGATacg GTGTTCGACCAAGTGTCACAGATCCCCGGCGTGATGGCATACAAACACGCTGATATACCTGACCGCTACCACTTCAAAGATAGTCCTTACATCTACGACATCATCCTAGTCGCTAAGAAAG GGCACTACATCATGGCCTCTCGCTCCGACAAGCAGCTGCCGCGTCGCTCTGGCAGTTACGTGTCCGTCGGTGGTCACGGCTACGACCCCGATGACATGAACATGAAGGGAATCTTCTTTGCCAGAGGACCAG CGTTCGATTGCGGATCCGTAGTGGAGCCGATACACGTGGTGGATGTGTACCAAGTGCTGACTCACGTGCTGCACCTCACCCCGCTGCCCCACAACGGCACCTGGAGCCACGTGGAGCCCATCTTCAGGACCTACGACTCTGTGTGCAGTGGCGCCGCCCGCTGCCTCATTTCGGTCCCCTCGGCACTGCTGCTTGCACTGGCACTGGTGGCCCGCCAACTGATGACAAATTAA